In Yarrowia lipolytica chromosome 1F, complete sequence, a genomic segment contains:
- a CDS encoding uncharacterized protein (Compare to YALI0F13981g, similar to uniprot|P53389 Saccharomyces cerevisiae YNR055c HOL1 member of major facilitator superfamily multidrug-resistance protein subfamily 1) yields MSNYVRPIPGTAFLTTPSEVIPVPTPSTSPDDPLNWSKRRKLVSMMCMSLFTLSSGVCTASIYSILVPISLQTNVSLSTLNQGTGYMFLFLGLGCLFWQPIGQQYGKRLVYIVSLLLTVASQVWAAHAHNTSAHWIGSKIFQGFVQAPIESLCEVTISDVFFEHERGRWIGLYAFMLMFSNYIAPVIAGPIADGQGWQWVLYWGAVFCGVVSIILFFLCEETNWTRGADFKEEVVMTPFGGTGVAAGLAALEEEDKKSSAASNNSVANGSVISIHQKTYWQRLSLLDKPRPMMLWTMFVRPFKLVTYPAIVYSGFLYGTGLIFFNILNATASLIFSAEPYNFSATNVGLTYLSPAFVSGVLGWGAGHLSDFIKVWLARRNRGVSESEHRLWILLVYLILVPPSLMIWGFGASRGFNPGLLILAMGLIGGSGTVCATASVTYAIDSYRDIASDSMVTLIIIRNLVGFCVSYGITDWVTNEGLEKCFGEATGLCVACILPMFAVIWFGKKWRVKTKERYWQMVDESRRSGMAF; encoded by the coding sequence ATGTCCAACTACGTTCGACCCATACCTGGAACGGCCTTTCTGACTACTCCTTCAGAGGTCATTCCTGTCCCTACACCCTCCACATCTCCAGATGATCCTCTCAACTGGTCCAAACGTCGCAAACTTGTGTCCATGATGTGCATGAGTCTTTTTACCCTGAGCTCGGGAGTTTGCACAGCCTCCATCTACTCCATCCTTGTGCCCATCTCTCTACAAACAAACGTGTCCCTCAGTACTCTCAATCAGGGCACGGGCTACATGTTTCTGTTTTTGGGCCTCGGATGTTTGTTCTGGCAACCCATAGGACAGCAGTACGGTAAGCGTCTGGTATACATTGTATCACTGCTGCTCACTGTGGCCAGCCAAGTCTGGGCTGCCCATGCTCACAATACAAGTGCCCACTGGATTGGCTCGAAGATCTTCCAGGGCTTTGTACAAGCCCCGATTGAGTCACTCTGCGAAGTGACCATCTCTGATGTGTTCTTTGAGCACGAAAGGGGCCGATGGATAGGTCTTTATGCCTTCATGCTCATGTTCAGCAACTACATTGCGCCTGTTATTGCTGGACCCATCGCTGACGGGCAGGGCTGGCAGTGGGTGCTCTACTGGGGCGCTGTGTTTTGTGGAGTGGTCAGCATCATCTTGTTCTTTCTTTGTGAAGAGACCAACTGGACCCGAGGAGCAGACTTcaaggaagaggtggtCATGACTCCGTTTGGAGGCACGGGCGTAGCTGCTGGGCTGGCGGCTttggaggaagaagacaagAAGTCCTCGGccgcctccaacaactccGTGGCAAACGGCTCGGTCATTTCAATCCACCAGAAAACTTACTGGCAAAGGCTGTCTTTGCTGGACAAACCTCGACCCATGATGCTTTGGACTATGTTTGTGCGACCTTTCAAGCTTGTCACGTACCCCGCCATCGTCTACTCAGGTTTTCTCTACGGCACTGGActcatcttcttcaacatTTTGAACGCCACAGCATCTCTCATCTTTTCTGCCGAGCCCTACAACTTCAGCGCGACCAACGTGGGTCTGACTTATCTTAGTCCTGCATTTGTGTCGGGTGTGCTGGGATGGGGAGCAGGACATCTCAGCGATTTCATCAAAGTCTGGTTAGCTAGACGAAATCGAGGAGTTAGCGAAAGCGAGCACCGACTCTGGATATTGTTGGTTTATCTCATTCTGGTTCCTCCGTCACTAATGATCTGGGGTTTTGGCGCATCTCGGGGCTTTAACCCAGGACTACTCATCCTGGCCATGGGACTAATTGGAGGTTCAGGAACAGTGTGTGCAACAGCGTCGGTGACGTACGCCATTGACAGCTACAGAGATATCGCATCGGATAGCATGGTCACCCTTATCATCATTCGGAACTTGGTTGGCTTCTGTGTGAGTTATGGCATCACCGATTGGGTGACAAACGAGGGTCTCGAAAAGTGTTTCGGCGAAGCAACAGGCTTGTGCGTGGCCTGCATCCTGCCCATGTTTGCAGTCATTTGGTTTGGAAAGAAATGGCGTGTCAAAACGAAGGAGCGATATTGGCAAATGGTTGACGAGAGTCGAAGAAGTGGCATGGCCTTCTAG
- a CDS encoding uncharacterized protein (Truncated form of YALI0F14003g, no similarity) encodes MCQKPIIWPITFKTIVSSQSKYSPEQRGVAVGIVLLLTFELVHLDGQLSLVVESLHNLGLLIENVLSALGVEKGLDPSVSVLCLVRRVELVESDQTERNAGPLENVGLEEGDGGGQLGAVAVGAESNVSSLSKSLSSSYGVSEHCCCVLC; translated from the coding sequence atgtGTCAAAAGCCAATCATTTGGCCAATCACCTTCAAGACGATAGTTTCTTCTCAGTCGAAATACTCACCTGAACAGAGGGGAGTAGCTGTGGGCATAGTCCTTCTCCTCACGTTTGAGCTCGTGCATCTTGATGGTCAGCTCTCGCTGGTTGTTGAGAGCCTGCACaatcttggcctcctcatTGAGAATGTCCTCTCGGCTCTTGGGGTGGAAAAAGGTCTCGACCCAAGTGTGTCCGTTCTTTGCCTCGTACGACGAGTTGAACTGGTAGAAAGCGACCAGACCGAGAGAAACGCCGGCCCACTTGAGAACGTAGGGCTGGAAGAAGGGGACGGCGGGGGTCAGCTCGGGGCCGTGGCCGTGGGAGCCGAATCGAACGTTTCGAGCCTGTCGAAGAGTCTGAGTAGCTCGTACGGTGTGTCTGagcattgttgttgtgtgttgtgCTGA